In Fluviicola taffensis DSM 16823, the following are encoded in one genomic region:
- a CDS encoding DUF5989 family protein: MEFLRDLWRFMKERKKFWLAPVIIILLLIGLLIVFGGTSAIAPFIYSLF, encoded by the coding sequence ATGGAATTTTTACGTGACTTATGGCGCTTTATGAAAGAGCGAAAGAAATTTTGGCTAGCACCCGTTATTATCATTTTGCTTTTAATTGGACTATTGATTGTTTTTGGTGGTACAAGTGCTATTGCACCATTTATTTATTCTTTGTTCTAA
- the proC gene encoding pyrroline-5-carboxylate reductase, with product MERIGIVGCGNLGLSLLKGLRKQYPNSSIIASRRNISELVSLQDDLTHFTTNNQELLDSCDYLIIALKPYTIISFLEEHRNFIDTKRHTIISVATGIRIQEIQTALQSTQISVYRGMPNTAADVQESMTALSVIVDPLNRKEQVSELFGAIGETVWIDEQLMESATILGACGIAYALRFIRAMIQGGIEVGFDAKTANKIVNQTVKGAAQLLIQNGLHPEEEIDKVTTPKGCTIVGLNEMEHSGFSSALIKGIVTSYQKIER from the coding sequence ATGGAACGAATTGGGATTGTTGGATGTGGGAACTTAGGATTGTCATTGTTAAAAGGCCTTCGAAAACAATATCCAAATTCATCCATTATAGCTTCGAGAAGAAACATTTCTGAGTTGGTCTCATTGCAAGATGATTTAACTCACTTCACAACAAATAATCAAGAGTTACTCGACTCTTGTGACTATTTGATTATTGCTTTGAAACCTTATACGATTATTTCCTTTTTGGAAGAACACCGCAACTTCATCGATACAAAAAGACATACGATAATCAGTGTAGCAACAGGAATTCGGATTCAGGAAATCCAAACAGCTCTGCAATCAACTCAAATTTCAGTTTACAGAGGAATGCCAAATACTGCAGCGGATGTACAAGAAAGCATGACTGCTTTGAGCGTGATAGTAGACCCTTTAAATCGCAAAGAACAAGTGAGTGAATTGTTCGGAGCAATCGGTGAAACGGTTTGGATTGATGAACAATTAATGGAATCTGCTACAATTCTTGGAGCGTGTGGAATTGCTTATGCGTTGCGTTTTATTCGTGCCATGATTCAAGGAGGAATTGAAGTGGGATTTGATGCGAAAACTGCTAATAAAATTGTCAATCAGACGGTAAAGGGTGCTGCTCAACTATTGATTCAAAATGGATTACATCCGGAAGAAGAAATTGATAAGGTAACTACTCCCAAAGGTTGCACAATTGTTGGTTTGAATGAAATGGAACACAGTGGCTTTAGTTCTGCTTTAATTAAAGGGATTGTTACGAGTTATCAGAAAATTGAGAGGTAG
- a CDS encoding class I SAM-dependent methyltransferase — MANSLKSFVKLLMPKYQKLILEYKIEMKPRYGYGTKPHGLLYEIIDKNRSVYEVFLKEILTHKDTFQAIKSENSDENQPAWNNHFLPGLDIISLYTLLDHFKPKNYIEIGSGNSTKVARKSIQENSLPTKITSIDPFPRANIDHLADVVIRQPLENIKDYQFIIDELNENDILFIDNSHRCLPNSDATVCFLDLLPYLKKGVIVHIHDIYLPYDYPQFMCDRFYSEQYVLAAFVLANPEKYKPIFPGIFISEDKELSSIVSPIWDHPNTRNVERHGGSFWLQIN, encoded by the coding sequence ATGGCAAATTCTCTTAAATCATTTGTAAAACTATTGATGCCCAAATATCAAAAGTTAATTTTGGAGTATAAAATCGAAATGAAACCACGATATGGCTATGGGACTAAACCTCATGGCCTTCTTTACGAAATTATCGATAAAAACAGATCTGTTTATGAAGTATTTTTGAAAGAAATATTAACTCATAAAGATACTTTTCAAGCAATTAAATCAGAAAATAGTGATGAAAATCAACCTGCATGGAACAATCATTTTTTACCAGGACTAGATATCATTTCTTTGTACACACTTTTGGATCATTTTAAACCAAAAAACTATATTGAAATTGGATCTGGAAACTCTACTAAAGTTGCGCGAAAGTCAATACAAGAAAACTCGTTACCAACAAAAATAACGTCAATAGACCCGTTTCCACGAGCAAACATTGATCATTTGGCAGATGTGGTTATTAGACAGCCTTTAGAAAATATAAAAGACTATCAGTTTATCATCGATGAATTGAATGAGAACGATATTTTATTTATAGACAATTCACACCGTTGTTTACCCAATTCGGATGCCACCGTATGTTTTTTAGATTTGTTGCCTTACCTCAAAAAAGGAGTAATCGTTCATATTCACGATATTTATTTGCCGTATGATTACCCACAATTCATGTGTGATCGTTTTTATTCGGAACAATACGTATTGGCAGCTTTCGTTTTAGCTAATCCCGAAAAATACAAACCAATTTTCCCTGGAATTTTCATCAGTGAAGACAAGGAGCTGTCTTCTATTGTGTCTCCAATTTGGGATCATCCAAACACAAGGAATGTAGAGAGACACGGAGGTTCATTTTGGTTGCAAATTAATTAG
- a CDS encoding acyl-CoA thioesterase, translating into MELFSSIVSIRWSDLDPNYHVRHSAYYDWGAQQRVEVLNNLGLSMRVMQENNFGPILFREECVFRKEIHMGDHITISLSMKSVNEDGSRWTMQHLLTNQKGDLCATITIDGAWIDTIKRKLANPTPGVVIETMKKFPQLA; encoded by the coding sequence ATGGAATTATTCAGTTCAATTGTATCTATTCGTTGGTCAGATTTAGATCCAAATTATCACGTGAGACATAGTGCTTACTATGATTGGGGAGCGCAACAACGTGTTGAAGTGTTGAATAACTTAGGACTTTCGATGCGTGTGATGCAGGAAAATAATTTCGGACCTATTTTATTTCGAGAAGAATGTGTTTTCAGAAAAGAAATCCACATGGGAGATCACATCACAATTAGTTTATCGATGAAATCTGTGAATGAAGATGGTTCTCGTTGGACAATGCAGCATCTTCTTACGAACCAAAAAGGGGATTTGTGTGCTACAATTACCATTGATGGCGCTTGGATTGATACGATAAAACGCAAATTGGCGAATCCAACTCCAGGAGTGGTCATTGAAACGATGAAGAAATTCCCTCAATTAGCTTAA
- a CDS encoding lipocalin family protein, with amino-acid sequence MKYAILFFSLVSFSSIISSCSSDSKGVTKKNTGKEEISVLGRWVLIKSEDLDSRKTNHQNQPSNVVLNFQKNGFFIIYDTFVDPSWRKKGFPLIQERTSGQWELKDSALTLVHQEKDTSYTENFKIIRCNKKELVTERSNKKTTIYKTYGKK; translated from the coding sequence ATGAAGTACGCGATTCTTTTCTTTTCTTTAGTATCTTTTTCTAGTATAATTAGTTCTTGTTCATCTGACAGTAAGGGTGTTACTAAAAAAAACACAGGAAAAGAAGAGATTTCGGTATTAGGAAGATGGGTGTTAATCAAGTCGGAAGATTTAGATTCTCGTAAAACAAATCATCAAAATCAACCTTCAAATGTTGTGTTGAATTTTCAGAAAAATGGATTTTTTATTATTTACGACACCTTTGTTGATCCTAGTTGGAGAAAAAAAGGATTTCCGTTGATTCAAGAACGCACTTCTGGTCAATGGGAATTAAAAGATTCAGCATTGACATTGGTTCATCAAGAAAAAGACACTTCTTATACTGAAAACTTTAAGATTATTCGTTGTAACAAAAAAGAACTTGTCACTGAACGATCAAACAAGAAAACAACCATCTATAAAACTTACGGTAAAAAGTAA
- a CDS encoding carbamoyltransferase family protein, whose product MKKVLGISAFYHDSAAALVIGGKIIAAAQEERFTRDKHTPDFPVQAVKYCLEEAGLELNDLDAIVFYDKPLLKFERLLQTYYSFSPKGLLSFLKAIPVWINEKMFLKKMIHEGLAEVGTYDKKQVNLLFPEHHLSHAASAFYPSSFSESAILTIDGVGEWCTASIGLGKGERIELLREMEFPHSVGLLYSAFTYYLGFTVNSGEYKLMGLAPYGNEHADQTKEFITKIKSELVDIKQDGSIWLNQKYFSYATGLRMVYDHKWKELFGVARRNEDSELEQIHCNLAIAIQKVTEEIVIKMAKEAKRITNSDYLCMAGGVALNCVANGKLLEENIFKEIYIQAASGDAGGALGAALAVSHMYFEEERIIDYKYDQMNGTYLGPDYSEKEIQSMNKKTNANYRKYEDFKDLTAFVASKLADGNVVGWFQGRMEFGPRALGNRSILGDARNPEMQKKLNLKIKYREGFRPFAPSVLAEDAREYFDLKADSPYMLIVAPVKESRRMKLPNDYNDLPLWERLYQQRSDLQSITHLDFSARVQSVYSETNPRYHALIQEFKNQTAYGLVVNTSFNVRGEPIVCTPYDAFRCFMSTEMDYLVIGDFVYTKTEQIDWENKEKWMVKFKMD is encoded by the coding sequence ATGAAAAAAGTCTTAGGGATTTCCGCTTTCTATCATGATTCAGCAGCTGCCTTAGTTATTGGTGGTAAAATCATTGCGGCAGCACAAGAAGAACGATTTACGCGCGATAAGCATACGCCAGATTTTCCGGTGCAAGCAGTGAAATATTGTTTAGAAGAAGCTGGACTAGAATTGAATGATTTAGATGCCATCGTTTTTTACGATAAACCACTTTTGAAATTTGAGCGCTTACTGCAAACCTATTATTCATTTTCTCCTAAAGGTTTGCTGTCTTTTCTGAAAGCTATCCCAGTCTGGATCAACGAAAAGATGTTTCTTAAGAAAATGATCCATGAAGGATTAGCTGAAGTTGGAACGTATGATAAGAAGCAAGTCAACTTGTTGTTCCCCGAACATCATCTGTCTCATGCTGCAAGTGCTTTCTACCCTTCTTCTTTCTCAGAATCTGCTATATTGACAATTGATGGTGTTGGAGAATGGTGTACCGCTTCGATTGGTTTAGGAAAAGGAGAAAGGATTGAACTTTTGCGAGAAATGGAGTTTCCACATTCTGTTGGATTATTGTATAGCGCATTCACTTATTATTTAGGATTCACTGTGAATTCTGGAGAATATAAACTAATGGGGCTAGCTCCTTATGGAAATGAACATGCTGATCAAACCAAAGAATTTATTACTAAAATAAAATCTGAATTAGTTGATATTAAACAAGATGGGTCTATTTGGCTAAACCAAAAGTATTTTAGCTATGCTACTGGACTTCGAATGGTTTACGACCATAAATGGAAAGAATTATTTGGTGTAGCTCGGAGGAATGAAGATTCTGAATTAGAACAAATTCATTGTAACCTAGCAATTGCAATTCAGAAGGTGACTGAAGAGATTGTGATAAAAATGGCCAAAGAAGCCAAGCGAATTACGAATTCCGATTACTTGTGTATGGCAGGAGGAGTTGCTTTAAACTGCGTTGCAAATGGCAAGTTATTAGAAGAAAATATCTTCAAAGAAATTTATATTCAAGCAGCTTCTGGCGATGCTGGAGGAGCTTTGGGTGCTGCTTTGGCAGTATCTCACATGTATTTCGAAGAAGAACGAATTATTGACTATAAATATGACCAAATGAATGGAACTTATCTGGGACCAGATTACTCAGAAAAGGAAATTCAATCCATGAATAAAAAGACGAATGCAAATTATCGCAAATACGAGGATTTTAAAGATCTAACGGCATTTGTAGCTTCGAAATTAGCAGATGGAAACGTTGTTGGTTGGTTTCAAGGAAGGATGGAATTTGGGCCAAGAGCTTTAGGAAACAGAAGTATCTTGGGAGATGCCCGAAATCCAGAAATGCAAAAGAAATTGAATCTTAAAATCAAATACAGAGAAGGATTTAGACCATTTGCCCCGTCCGTTTTAGCTGAAGATGCTCGAGAATATTTTGATTTAAAAGCTGATTCACCCTATATGCTGATAGTTGCTCCTGTTAAAGAGAGCCGACGGATGAAACTTCCTAACGATTATAATGATCTCCCACTTTGGGAACGTTTATACCAGCAAAGAAGTGATTTGCAATCCATTACACATTTAGATTTTTCTGCACGCGTTCAATCTGTGTATTCGGAAACAAATCCAAGATACCATGCTTTGATCCAGGAATTCAAGAATCAAACAGCTTATGGATTGGTTGTTAATACAAGTTTCAATGTGCGCGGTGAACCAATCGTTTGCACTCCTTACGATGCCTTTCGTTGTTTCATGAGTACGGAAATGGATTATTTGGTCATTGGCGATTTTGTGTATACAAAAACAGAACAAATAGATTGGGAAAACAAGGAGAAATGGATGGTCAAATTTAAAATGGATTAA
- a CDS encoding rhomboid family protein: MQERSLSQELKYQFKYGGVHIKLIFINVLVFLTIILFDLIGKLTGDALLWEFLKEIIFSLQTDLKVLVYTPYGFVTSIFSHFEFFHLLFNMIFLYFIGGIFKQFFSDRRMVHVYVWGGIVGGIFEVIAHQVTNQYPVVIGASGSIMALFIAMAVYRPNIEVRLFGIIPVKLYIIALIYLGSEILQMTQIDGIAHFAHIGGALIGLLSVVNLNSSTNIINWSETMQQRIARFFTRKNKLKVKQGGATRPVKTDEQYNMEAKAKQEKINIILDKISKSGYESLTKAEKDFLFSQSNK, encoded by the coding sequence ATGCAAGAAAGAAGCTTATCTCAGGAATTGAAGTATCAATTTAAGTATGGTGGAGTTCATATAAAATTGATTTTCATCAATGTACTTGTGTTTTTAACAATCATATTATTTGATTTGATTGGAAAATTAACTGGTGATGCACTTCTTTGGGAATTCCTAAAGGAAATTATCTTTTCATTGCAAACTGATTTAAAGGTGTTAGTTTACACACCTTACGGATTTGTGACCAGTATTTTTTCACACTTTGAATTTTTTCATTTACTGTTCAATATGATTTTCCTCTATTTCATTGGAGGAATCTTTAAACAGTTCTTCTCCGACCGAAGAATGGTTCATGTCTATGTTTGGGGTGGAATTGTTGGTGGAATTTTTGAAGTAATTGCGCATCAAGTGACCAATCAGTATCCAGTTGTTATTGGAGCCTCTGGCTCTATTATGGCGCTGTTTATTGCAATGGCAGTTTATCGTCCAAATATTGAAGTTCGGTTGTTTGGAATAATCCCTGTGAAGCTTTATATCATCGCTTTAATCTATTTGGGTTCGGAAATCCTACAAATGACTCAAATTGATGGAATTGCTCATTTTGCGCATATCGGTGGAGCTTTAATTGGATTATTGTCTGTTGTAAACTTAAATTCTTCTACTAATATTATTAATTGGAGTGAAACTATGCAGCAACGAATTGCACGTTTCTTCACTCGAAAAAACAAGTTAAAAGTAAAGCAAGGAGGAGCTACGAGACCTGTAAAAACAGATGAGCAATACAACATGGAAGCTAAGGCGAAACAGGAAAAGATTAACATCATTTTAGATAAGATTTCAAAATCAGGATATGAGTCATTGACCAAAGCTGAGAAAGACTTCCTATTTTCGCAAAGTAATAAATGA
- a CDS encoding DEAD/DEAH box helicase, which yields MNTPQSNFSLEKLGITSLNEMQNEMLQTSEKNSEIILHAPTGSGKTVAFLLTALTKLNPDQSSVQLLIIAPTRELSIQIEDVFKKLSTGFKVNTCYGGHSIRVEENNLSVPPAVLIGTPGRLADHVRRSNIDLSEVHSLVLDEFDKSLEMGFESDMTEIIQELKSLQNKYLVSATKLSEIPAFTQIKKAVTIDFTNENKHQINYFGVQIGDSDKQELLFELLCNLPEGKTIIFCNHREPVVEITDFLRENGVIAVAYHGGMEQDDRERALIRFRNGSADFLVSTDLAARGLDIPAVEHVIHYQLSLKEPEFIHRSGRTGRQDAPGVVFMFLDSSKNIPDFVPNHHDYEVIANEPLPEPPKWKTIYISAGKKDKVNKIDIVGFLHKIGGLRPNEIGLITVMDYSSFVAISSDIVEDVVPQLRDQKIKGKKQKIGFAR from the coding sequence ATGAATACTCCACAATCCAATTTCTCTCTTGAAAAACTAGGTATTACGTCTTTGAATGAGATGCAAAATGAAATGCTCCAAACTTCAGAGAAGAATTCCGAAATCATCTTACATGCACCAACTGGTTCGGGAAAAACGGTTGCTTTTTTATTGACTGCTTTGACGAAATTGAATCCAGATCAAAGTTCCGTTCAATTGTTGATTATTGCTCCTACTCGTGAGCTTTCCATTCAAATTGAAGATGTATTCAAGAAGTTGAGTACTGGATTTAAAGTAAACACTTGTTATGGAGGACATTCCATTCGAGTAGAAGAAAATAATTTATCCGTTCCACCAGCTGTTTTAATAGGAACTCCTGGAAGATTAGCTGATCATGTAAGAAGAAGTAATATTGATTTATCCGAAGTTCATTCATTGGTTTTGGATGAATTTGATAAATCGTTGGAAATGGGATTTGAGTCTGATATGACGGAGATTATTCAGGAACTCAAATCTCTGCAAAACAAATACTTAGTTTCAGCAACAAAGCTTTCTGAAATCCCAGCTTTTACTCAAATAAAAAAGGCTGTAACGATTGATTTCACGAATGAGAACAAACATCAAATCAATTATTTTGGAGTTCAAATTGGAGATTCTGACAAACAAGAATTGCTCTTCGAGTTGCTTTGTAATTTACCCGAAGGAAAAACAATTATTTTTTGCAATCACAGGGAACCTGTTGTTGAAATCACCGATTTTCTAAGAGAAAACGGAGTGATTGCTGTTGCTTATCACGGTGGAATGGAGCAAGATGATCGAGAACGTGCTTTGATTCGTTTTAGAAATGGAAGCGCCGATTTCTTGGTATCCACAGATTTAGCTGCTCGGGGATTAGACATTCCAGCAGTCGAACACGTGATTCACTATCAATTGTCCCTGAAGGAACCTGAATTTATTCATAGAAGTGGTAGAACTGGCCGACAAGATGCACCTGGTGTAGTTTTCATGTTTTTAGATTCATCGAAAAACATTCCTGATTTTGTTCCAAATCATCATGACTATGAAGTCATTGCAAACGAACCGCTTCCAGAACCTCCAAAATGGAAAACAATCTATATAAGCGCAGGGAAGAAAGACAAAGTCAACAAGATCGATATCGTTGGATTTTTGCACAAAATTGGCGGATTACGACCTAATGAAATTGGATTAATCACCGTAATGGATTACAGTTCATTCGTCGCAATTAGCAGTGATATTGTAGAAGATGTTGTTCCTCAACTCAGAGATCAGAAAATCAAAGGAAAGAAACAGAAAATTGGATTTGCACGATAA
- a CDS encoding rhomboid family intramembrane serine protease: protein MFSNIQPVTKNLLLLNVAMFLLTLFFEYQGNSIDLGNTLGAHYFGTALFEPYQLVTHFFMHGGFFHILMNMYILVMFGSFLERLWGPKRFFVLYLASAFGAILLYNGVGFFQIIDLKNAINNSDAIAALNGLLKETHGHITDQNLMEIAQRYGISTQTQYDAFADYAIKSMVPMVGASGAIFGLLAAFAILFPNTELMLIFPPIPIKAKWLIGGYFVFEVYSSFQNSQGDNVAHLAHVGGAIVGAILVLIWRRNSKNFY, encoded by the coding sequence ATGTTTTCAAATATACAACCAGTAACTAAGAATTTGTTATTGCTCAATGTAGCAATGTTCCTGTTAACTCTTTTCTTTGAATATCAAGGAAACAGCATTGATTTAGGGAATACACTTGGTGCACATTATTTTGGCACTGCTCTTTTCGAACCGTATCAATTAGTGACTCACTTTTTCATGCATGGTGGATTCTTTCACATCCTCATGAACATGTATATCCTGGTCATGTTTGGAAGCTTTTTAGAACGCCTTTGGGGACCAAAACGGTTTTTTGTTCTTTATTTAGCTTCTGCGTTTGGAGCAATTTTACTTTATAATGGTGTTGGATTTTTTCAAATCATTGATTTAAAAAATGCTATCAATAATTCGGATGCAATTGCAGCGTTAAATGGATTACTAAAAGAAACCCACGGACATATTACTGATCAAAATCTGATGGAAATTGCTCAGAGATATGGAATTTCAACACAAACTCAGTACGACGCTTTTGCGGATTACGCCATTAAATCAATGGTTCCAATGGTTGGCGCATCAGGTGCGATTTTTGGTTTACTTGCTGCTTTCGCAATTCTATTCCCAAATACCGAATTAATGTTGATATTCCCTCCTATTCCAATCAAAGCAAAGTGGTTAATTGGAGGTTACTTTGTATTTGAAGTGTATAGTAGTTTTCAAAATAGCCAAGGAGATAACGTTGCTCATTTAGCTCACGTTGGTGGAGCAATCGTTGGGGCAATTCTTGTTTTGATTTGGAGAAGAAACAGTAAAAACTTTTATTAA
- the mutL gene encoding DNA mismatch repair endonuclease MutL → MSDIIRLLPDHVANQIAAGEVVQRPASVVKELVENSIDAGATKIELHIKDAGRTLIQIVDNGKGMSPLDARMSFERHATSKIANADDLFALKTKGFRGEALASIAAIAHVTLQTKRATDELGTKIVIEGTQVVNQEPTQCAVGCNFEIKNLFFNVPARRNFLKSDNVEFKHIIDEFERVVLPHHDISFRLVHNDQEIYHLSPGPLRKRIVDVFGKKFTDHLVPVTEQTDIVELNGFVGKPEVAKKSRGEQFLFVNNRFFKDTYFNHAISAAFEHLLPSKLFPSYFLFLDIDPKQIDVNVHPTKTEIKFEEDKAIYSIIRSAVRLGLGKFNITPTLDFERETEFDIPVSMIGQTPVAPEIRVDKNYNPFHAHNTREGQFAANHANTNTSSVPKNASFSSALNKAGFGSQFQSSSLDELWNSESVENELKETQTQIQIDVEALKSTGPFIVKGSFVISSVPEGLLVFHYRRIYERLLYNDLMRGFFVNPLASQQLIFPMEKKLSKQEQLAWNEHEKTLSRIGFNWKWEQQDIHIHGIPEILDESTVLSCVDKILEQLQMGTLDKGEIAHTVLSQIAFAGSMSFKIPNDQQAIADYIARLFESDEHTFSPSGKRIIAQITNEQIIQLF, encoded by the coding sequence ATGTCAGATATTATTCGTTTACTTCCAGATCATGTAGCCAATCAAATTGCGGCTGGAGAGGTTGTTCAAAGGCCTGCTTCCGTGGTGAAAGAATTGGTTGAAAATAGTATTGATGCGGGAGCGACGAAGATTGAATTGCATATCAAAGATGCGGGACGGACATTAATTCAAATTGTGGATAATGGCAAAGGAATGTCGCCTTTAGATGCTCGTATGAGTTTTGAAAGACATGCAACAAGTAAGATTGCGAACGCTGACGACCTTTTTGCCCTGAAAACAAAAGGATTTAGAGGAGAAGCATTGGCTTCGATTGCTGCAATTGCTCACGTTACACTTCAAACTAAACGTGCAACAGATGAATTGGGAACAAAAATCGTGATTGAAGGTACGCAAGTTGTTAATCAAGAACCCACTCAATGTGCTGTTGGATGTAACTTTGAGATTAAGAATTTGTTCTTTAACGTTCCTGCTCGTCGTAATTTTTTGAAATCTGACAACGTAGAGTTTAAACACATTATTGATGAATTTGAACGGGTAGTTTTACCGCATCACGATATCTCTTTCCGATTGGTTCACAACGATCAAGAGATTTATCATTTATCTCCTGGGCCGCTTAGAAAAAGAATTGTAGATGTTTTCGGAAAGAAATTCACCGATCATTTGGTTCCAGTAACCGAGCAAACAGATATCGTTGAATTAAACGGATTTGTAGGAAAGCCTGAAGTTGCTAAGAAATCGCGTGGAGAGCAGTTTTTGTTTGTAAACAATCGTTTTTTCAAGGATACTTATTTCAACCATGCCATTTCGGCGGCTTTTGAACACTTGCTTCCTTCGAAATTATTCCCGAGTTACTTCTTGTTTTTGGATATTGATCCGAAACAAATTGATGTCAACGTACATCCTACAAAAACGGAGATTAAATTCGAAGAAGACAAAGCCATTTACAGCATTATTCGCAGTGCAGTTCGCTTGGGATTGGGGAAATTCAACATCACTCCTACCTTAGATTTTGAGCGAGAAACTGAGTTTGACATCCCTGTTTCTATGATCGGGCAAACTCCAGTTGCTCCAGAAATTAGAGTAGATAAAAATTATAATCCTTTTCATGCTCACAACACTCGTGAAGGTCAGTTTGCCGCAAATCATGCGAATACAAATACCAGCTCAGTTCCAAAAAACGCATCGTTTTCAAGTGCATTAAACAAAGCTGGATTTGGTTCTCAATTTCAATCTTCCAGTTTGGATGAATTATGGAATTCGGAATCTGTTGAGAATGAATTAAAAGAAACTCAAACACAGATTCAAATTGATGTGGAAGCGTTAAAATCGACTGGACCGTTTATTGTAAAAGGTTCTTTTGTCATTTCTTCTGTCCCTGAAGGATTACTGGTTTTTCATTACCGTAGAATTTACGAACGTTTGCTATACAATGATTTGATGCGCGGATTTTTCGTCAACCCACTGGCTTCTCAGCAATTGATCTTCCCGATGGAGAAGAAATTGTCTAAGCAAGAGCAATTGGCATGGAACGAGCATGAAAAAACGCTTTCTCGTATTGGATTCAATTGGAAATGGGAACAGCAAGACATACATATTCATGGAATTCCAGAAATTTTGGATGAATCCACTGTTTTGTCGTGTGTAGATAAGATTTTAGAGCAATTACAAATGGGGACCTTGGATAAAGGTGAAATTGCACATACCGTTTTATCTCAGATTGCTTTCGCAGGAAGTATGTCCTTTAAAATCCCCAACGATCAGCAAGCAATTGCCGATTACATTGCCCGTTTGTTTGAGTCGGATGAACACACCTTCTCTCCTTCTGGCAAACGCATTATTGCGCAAATAACTAATGAACAAATCATTCAACTGTTTTAA
- a CDS encoding endonuclease/exonuclease/phosphatase family protein — protein sequence MSWFKKIARFSTVIKILSITAICCLLLAYLAPYVHPSTIRILPFFGLMYPIFICLTLVLMIYWAFARSRWFFYLLIAILFGGNLHFRTLSITFSEPTLENESLAWNVMSYNVRLFDVYNSSLAGRNESRNNIVKYIQEVNPDVVCFQEFFHQDKPSSFSTRDTLIDLLDYKYYHERYSHRIRNRQNFGICMLSKYPIIAKGDVMFENFKTTDNYCIFADIVKGDDTIRFYNIHLQSIKLQQEDYELFGEKNKQAGGKKSTARLLIDKLRIAYPERAEQAERVVEHLKTSPYPVVICGDFNDTPMSYVYNQFNSDLVDSFRETQTGIGITYVGRVPAGRIDYIFHSGDLGAVNFQIQAVPYSDHRAVHCKIYKKAL from the coding sequence TTGAGTTGGTTTAAAAAAATAGCGCGATTTTCAACAGTGATTAAGATTCTTTCAATCACTGCAATCTGCTGTTTGCTATTAGCTTACTTAGCTCCTTATGTTCATCCGAGTACCATTCGAATCCTTCCTTTTTTCGGATTGATGTATCCGATTTTCATCTGTTTGACCCTTGTTTTAATGATTTATTGGGCTTTTGCTCGCTCAAGATGGTTCTTCTATTTACTCATTGCAATTCTTTTTGGTGGAAATCTCCATTTTAGAACCCTTTCGATTACTTTTTCAGAACCAACTCTTGAAAACGAGTCTTTAGCTTGGAATGTTATGAGTTACAATGTGCGTTTATTTGATGTTTACAATTCTTCACTGGCTGGCAGAAATGAATCTAGAAACAACATTGTTAAATACATTCAAGAGGTGAATCCAGATGTGGTTTGTTTTCAAGAATTTTTCCATCAAGACAAACCCTCTTCGTTTTCAACCAGAGATACCTTGATTGATTTGTTGGATTACAAGTATTATCACGAACGGTATTCTCACCGCATTCGGAACAGACAAAACTTTGGAATTTGTATGCTTTCAAAATATCCCATTATTGCAAAGGGAGATGTGATGTTCGAAAACTTTAAAACCACAGACAATTATTGTATTTTCGCAGATATTGTAAAAGGGGATGATACGATTCGTTTTTACAATATTCACTTGCAGTCAATCAAATTACAGCAGGAAGATTACGAATTATTCGGTGAGAAAAATAAGCAGGCTGGCGGTAAAAAATCAACAGCGCGTTTGTTGATTGACAAATTGAGAATTGCTTATCCTGAACGAGCTGAACAAGCAGAACGAGTTGTCGAACATCTCAAAACATCTCCTTACCCCGTAGTTATTTGTGGAGATTTCAATGACACTCCGATGTCTTATGTCTACAATCAATTCAACTCAGATTTAGTAGATTCTTTCCGCGAAACGCAAACTGGAATCGGAATAACCTACGTTGGCCGTGTTCCAGCTGGGAGAATTGATTACATCTTCCATTCTGGAGATTTAGGAGCTGTTAATTTTCAAATTCAAGCGGTTCCTTATTCTGACCACAGAGCTGTACATTGCAAAATTTATAAAAAAGCTTTGTAA